A window of the Cutaneotrichosporon cavernicola HIS019 DNA, chromosome: 6 genome harbors these coding sequences:
- the ATG20 gene encoding uncharacterized protein (PhoX homologous domain, present in p47phox and p40phox) — protein sequence MEDPVSNPFVTEPDSSPPDSPPLSRTPSNISSSVAPRRSSSLLTSSSPPPTQRASFPDPSKPPRGTSGLSGPQPKTDFCCERDRQIARGDDISIVDAYKTTEGGKSSYITYVIRLGALQGLYPVLIIPPIPSKQSLTDYAVKGQSKTKEDAATIARRKRLLEDFLRRIVRHPILGGDHVFHRFLEEGVSWNEVLHSPPVSLLPKNPLHAPSHNPTFQDQDEEGESSTSTAYIAHHLLPNPSPTHPLHRPDQRFFESEQFTEKFHQHFQGNMEKVNRRVAKRWSEHATDMSELGAQWNGFSLSEKGELATAIEKVGQAVDTDYLATTELMKDWETNVTEPLHTYTQFAQLIRSRLSFRHQKHVQYELVQEALDTQRDKLELLEAAESESRRLEDALERGGSFHSSAPATPTKPPTESEGAEASSTPASSNLQPPSSRPTPRRHGNSFGLLSAVKHSLSGMMDVDPEASRRANIGKTRDNISQLEDSLQASAQDLKYASTTLQADLDRFQRQKVADIKALAIQLSTIHREWCQQNLDAWKAAQEAIKEIPDHPNKVPPAEQSAEAGPSGTQDAPDLAAAMDRDLPPVPNRSPESHSIQPLASPSMSSPPLGGLTMGGSSRFSMGGLPMESPFKETKSPLLESKSLVQETKSSEHEHERPKSPVKSGNSSPTKSSPSGIESPFKEEVPTNAMSNLGVERKSSDSNGPLGPL from the exons ATGGAGGACCCAGTCTCAAACCCTTTTGTCACTGAGCCAGACTCAAGTCCTCCGGACTCCCCGCCACTGTCCCGCACTCCCTCCAACATCTCATCCTCGGTCGCGCCCAGACGCAGCAGCTCTCTTCTCACCAGCAGCTCCCCTCCGCCGACGCAGCGCGCGTCGTTCCCCGACCCGTCCAAACCACCGCGTGGGACGTCGGGTCTCTCCGGGCCCCAGCCCAAGACTGATTTCTgctgcgagcgcgaccgccaGATCGCGCGCGGTGACGACATTAGCATCGTTGATGCCTACAAGACCACCGAAGGCGGCAAGTCGAGCTACATCACCTATGTGATCCGCCTGGGT GCGCTCCAGGGCCTGTACCCGGTACTCATCATCCCACCCATTCCCTCCAAGCAGAGCCTCACCGACTACGCCGTTAAGGGGCAGTCCAAGACTAAGGAGGATGCCGCGACCATTGCGCGCCGCAAGCGGCTGCTTGAAGACTTCCTCCGGCGCATAGTTCGCCACCCAATCCTGGGCGGCGACCATGTCTTCCACCgcttcctcgaggagggtgtgTCATGG AACGAGGTGCTGCACTCGCCGCCGGTGAGCCTCCTTCCGAAGAACCCACTACATGCGCCCTCGCACAACCCGACGTTCCAGGAccaggacgaggaaggcgagagCAGCACGTCAACAGCCTACATTGCGCATCACCTGCTGCCGAACCCGTCGCCAACGCACCCGTTGCATCGCCCAGATCAGCGGTTCTTCGAGAGCGAGCAGTTCACCGAGAAGTTTCACCAGCACTTCCAGGGGAACATGGAGAAGGTGAACCGTCGTGTGGCGAAGAGGTGGAGCGAGCACGCGACGGACATGAGCGAGCTGGGTGCGCAGTGGAACGGCTTCTCGCTCAgcgagaagggcgagctggcgaCCGCCATCGAAAAGGTTGGGCAGGCTGTTGACACCGACTACCTGGCAACAACCGAGCTCATGAAGGACTGGGAGACGAATGTGACCGAGCCGCTGCACACGTACACGCAGTTCGCACAGCTTATCCGCTCCCGCCTGTCGTTCCGCCACCAGAAGCACGTACAGTATGAGCTCGTGcaggaggcgctcgacacGCAGCGCGACAAACTCGAGttgctcgaggcggcggaaaGCGAGTCTCGCCgactcgaggacgcgctcgagcgtgGAGGCAGCTTCCACTCCAGCGCACCGGCTACTCCAACCAAGCCTCCCACGGAAAGCGAAGGTGCTGAggccagctcgacgcctGCCAGCTCGAACCTCCAGCCACCTAGCTCGCGGCCCacaccgcgccgccacggGAACAGCTTCGGCCTTCTCTCGGCAGTCAAGCACTCGCTCAGCGGCATGATGGACGTAGACCCAGAAGCGTCGCGTCGTGCGAACATTGGCAAGACCCGTGACAACATCTCGCAG CTCGAGGACTCCTTACAAGCCTCGGCCCAGGACCTCAAGTAtgcgtcgacgacgctgcAGGCAGACCTTGACCGCTTCCAGAGACAGAAGGTGGCCGACatcaaggcgctcgcgaTCCAGCTCTCGACGATACACCGCGAGTGGTGCCAGCAGAACCTCGACGCCTGGAAGGCAGCGCAGGAGGCGATCAAGGAGATTCCGGACCACCCGAACAAGGTGCCTCCCGCTGAACAATCAGCCGAGGCTGGACCATCGGGAACGCAGGATGCCCCGGACCTAGCGGCGGCCATGGACCGCGACTTGCCTCCAGTGCCCAACCGTTCACCCGAGTCCCACAGCATCCAACCGCTGGCCAGCCCATCAATGTCTAGCCCACCTCTCGGCGGGCTCACGATGGGCGGCTCGTCGCGGTTCAGCATGGGCGGCCTGCCAATGGAATCGCCATTCAAGGAGACCAAGTCTCCTCTGCTTGAGTCCAAGTCACTCGTGCAAGAGACCAAGTCTTccgagcacgagcacgagcggcCGAAGTCGCCGGTCAAGTCGGGGAACTCGTCACCTACGAAGTCGTCACCCAGCGGGATCGAGTCACCAttcaaggaggaggtgccAACCAACGCGATGTCTAACTTGGGCGTTGAGCGCAAGTCGAGCGATAGCAACGGCCCGCTTGGGCCTCTATAG
- a CDS encoding uncharacterized protein (Glycoside-hydrolase family GH114), whose protein sequence is MSHPASPISTPSHGSCIAIQPPRHRSSHDKAAIDVAQFSVNEQCVPHGECDVFQDFINVGKPVFHIEYPTEKTSFSKLCTGSQFTTMLKNMDLSGMATYCDGSEATTQTL, encoded by the exons ATGTCCCATCCTGCGTCTCCAATTTCGACACCATCGCACGGCTCCTGTATCGCTATTCAaccgccgcgccaccgcTCGTCGCACGACAAGGCA GCCATCGATGTCGCCCAGTTCTCCGTCAACGAGCAATGTGTGCCACACGGCGAGTGCGACGTGTTCCAGGACTTTATCAACGTTGGCAAGCCGGTATTCCACATCGAGTACCCCACCGAGAAGACGAGCTTCAGTAAGCTCTGCACAGGGAGCCAGTTCACCACTATGCTCAAGAACATGGACCTCAGCGGCATGGCCACGTACTGCGACGGCTCCGAGGCCACAACGCAGACCCTTTAG
- the PUP1 gene encoding uncharacterized protein (Proteasome beta subunits C terminal): protein MAATASQIGFDFSNYARNEFLGVRTALPKATSTGTTIVGLKYGGGDSGEEEGICLGADTRATAGPIVADKNCEKIHYLTSSIRCCGAGTAADTEYVTNLMSSNLELHSLSSGRPARVVTAMTMLKQYLYRYQGHIGAHLVVGGVDATGPHLFTVHAHGSTDKLPYVTMGSGSLNAMAIFEANYKEHMTRQEAIDLVARAIRSGVFNDLGSGSNVDVCVINKSGTEMLRNYETPNERGIKSRNYKFRRGTTAWLKENVRDLIVSEEVATVGAGKAQPGFTDKPAMTGGVGGAEGMDLDV, encoded by the exons ATGGCAGCGACAGCTAGCCAGATCGGCTTCGACTTTAGCAACTACGCCCGCAATGAGTTCCTCGGAGTGCGCACCGCTCTCCCCAAGG cgacgtcgacgggTACCACCATCGTTGGCCTCAAGTACGGTGGCGGCGACtctggcgaggaggaaggtatCTGTCTCGGTGCGGACACGCGTGCGACTGCGGGTCCGATCGTGGCGGACAAGAACTGCGAGAAG ATCCACTACCTCACTTCCTCGATCCGCTGCTGTGGAGCAGGAACTGCTGCCGACACTGA ATATGTTACCAACCTCATGTCCTCCAACCTCGAA CTCCACTCCCTCTCGTCTGGACGACCAGCGCGCGTGGTGACGGCCATGACCATGCTCAAGCAGTACCTGTACCG CTACCAGGGCCACATTGGCGCGCACCTCGTTGTTGGCGGTGTCGACGCGACTGGACCTCACCTCTTCACGGTCCACGCGCACGGCAGTACCGACAAGCTGCCGTATGTGACGATGGGTTCCGGTTCGCTCAACGCCATGGCCATCTTCGAGGCCAACTACAAGGAGCACATGACGCGCCAGGAGGCGAtcgaccttgtcgcccGCGCGATCCGCTCGGGTGTGTTCAACGACCTGGGTTCGGGTTCCAACGTCGACGTGTGCGTCATCAACAAGAGCGGGACGGAGATGCTGCGCAACTACGAGACGCCC AACGAGCGCGGGATCAAGTCACGCAACTACAAGTTCCGGCGCGGGACAACGGCGTGGCTCAAGGAGAATGTGCGCGACCTCATTGtcagcgaggaggtcgcgaCTGTTGGCGCGGGCAAGGCGCAGCCTGGGTTCACCGACAAGCCCGCCATGACTGGCGGAGTGGGTGGCGCGGAGGGCATGGACCTGGATGTGTAG
- a CDS encoding uncharacterized protein (GTP-binding protein) — translation MPRIRKKTSNRQTTRDRAKITKKVAEHKKKAKRDSKRNPTWKSKKKPDLGVPSSFHLKDQVLAEMADEKRRNAQDKIAAKEAARRARAGEASDDEDTPGISSFKSSVLPREALTGVAPLPVEEDDEVPDLLDSDLPTLQAALDAANIVLEVVDARDIQGGRSAHVEKLVTDSESLVWLVVNKADLVPREALEGWLTALDLPAYAVSAKEGWGIAELLAALNTAAKKVDEFKVALLGLPNVGKSAVANALLGTDKFKVRPGTLASSSKHPAPTTAACAEAELPGGVRVIDTPGWEYVEEEESDEDDEEDEEGDVEMDDEEDDEDEEEAAAAAAKWDALEARVAGDLLRRNLGRVDKVKDVFPLVNYVFARSNPQDLMLKYNVPYFPAGDLQSFLTGLARVNGRVKTRGDPDHDGAARIVLRDWSLSSFPFYTVPPKGAVSTIDQVDNSSVLSQLKTRKEMRASGLVKFRASDVDDREIFLDDDYTAVGGPESEDEDEDGEGFTDADFAGFDGEEEGSDNDEEGSDDEEDGSFVGSDEGEEVELESGSEPSSPSSLEGDELPSDEEEESEEEVPVPSRKRKAPAAPVDVRKKAKTVSFKAKPEPKTAKREVSEVKSILKAKAKADEKPAKKAKVAAPKDTASAKANGTTKPKPVVTAKSKAVSAATNAGFEAYDFSKHF, via the exons ATGCCGCGCATCAGGAAGA AGACGTCCAACCGCCAGACGACGCGCGACCGCGCCAAGATCACCAAGaaggtcgccgagcacaagaagaaggccaagcgcgactCCAAGCGCAACCCGACATGGAAGAGCA AGAAGAAGCCAGACCTTGGTGTGCCCAGCTCGTTCCACCTGAAGGACCAGGTgctcgccgagatggcggaCGAGAAGCGGCGCAACGCCCAGGACAAGatcgcggccaaggaggcggcacggcgcgcgcgtgccGGAGAGgcctcggacgacgaggacacTCCGGGCATCAGCTCGTTCAAGTCATCGGTGCTCCCGCGCGAGGCTCTCACCGGTGTTGCTCCACTGCCTGTtgaagaggatgacgaAGTGCCCGACCTGCTTGACTCTGACCTGCCCACGCTGCAGGCGGCACTGGACGCGGCCAACATTGTCCTCGAAGTGGTGGACGCACGTGACATCCAGGGCGGACGGTCTGCTCACGTTGAGAAGCTCGTCACGGACAGCGAGAGCCTGGTGTGGCTCGTGGTCAACAAGGCCGACCTTGTGCCCCGCGAGGCACTCGAGGGATGGCTTACGGCACTCGACTTGCCCGCCTACGCCGTGTCGGCAAAGGAGGGATGGGGTATCGCTGAGCTCCTTGCGGCGCTCAACAccgcggccaagaaggtGGATGAGTTCAAGGTCGCTCTGCTCGGTCTCCCCAACGTCGGCAAGAGTGCTGTCGCCAACGCCCTCCTAGGTACGGACAAGTTCAAGGTCCGCCCAGGGACGCTCGCATCCAGCTCAAAGCACCCCGCTCCCACAACGGCGGCATGTGCGGAGGCCGAGCTTCCGGGCGGCGTCCGTGTGATCGACACACCGGGATGGGAGtatgtcgaggaggaggagagcgatgaggacgacgaggaggatgaggagggtgatgtcgagatggacgacgaggaggacgacgaggacgaggaggaggcagcTGCGGCAGCCGCCAAGTgggacgcgctcgaggcgcgtgTGGCTggcgacctcctccgccgcaaccttggccgcgtggacaaggtcaaggacgtgTTCCCCCTTGTCAACTACGTCTTCGCGCGCTCCAATCCCCAGGACCTCATGCTCAAGTACAATGTGCCGTACTTCCCCGCTGGCGACCTGCAGTCATTCCTGACAGGACTCGCGCGAGTGAACGGCCGTGTCAAGACG CGTGGCGACCCAGACCACGATGGTGCGGCGCGCATCGTCCTGCGTGACTGGTCGCTGTCTTCGTTCCCGTTCTACACGGTGCCACCCAAGGGTGCCGTCTCAACGATTGACCAGGTGGACAACTCGAGCGTCCTCTCACAGTTGAAGACGCGCAAGGAGATGCGCGCGTCGGGGCTTGTCAAGTTCCGGGCGAGTGACGTTGACGATCGCGAGatcttcctcgacgacgactacACTGCGGTCGGGGGCCCCGAgtcggaggacgaggacgaggacggggaaGGCTTCACGGACGCCGACTTTGCTGGCTTcgatggtgaggaggaggggtcagacaatgacgaggagggcagcgatgacgaggaggatggctCGTTCGTCGGGTcagacgagggcgaggaggtggagctCGAGTCTGGATCTGAGCCGTCGTCTCCCTCATCGCTAGAGGGTGACGAGCTGCCGtctgacgaggaggaggagagtgaggaggaggttcCAGTACCCtcgcgcaagcgcaaggcgcCGGCCGCACCCGTAGATGTGCGCAAAAAGGCTAAGACTGTGTCGTTCAAGGCCAAGCCGGAGCCCAAGACCGCAAAGCGCGAGGTGAGCGAGGTCAAGTCGATCCTCAAGGCAAAGGCAAAGGCGGACGAGAAGCCAgcgaagaaggccaaggtaGCCGCTCCCAAGGACACGGCATCCGCCAAGGCAAATGGGACAACCAAGCCGAAGCCGGTCGTGACGGCCAAGTCCAAGGCGGTGTCTGCAGCAACCAACGCGGGCTTTGAGGCGTACGACTTCTCTAAGCACTTCTAG
- the NUD1 gene encoding uncharacterized protein (l domain-like protein), with protein sequence MSAPAWQTDELGEEWIETSPSPPTTPVPTETVVRGSVHNKRGSLRSLGHGSVARALPPRRASAMSLPEGRSPSNPYVRNASGMLSPPTSASSDDGRDTEYKLKSSLRSTRSVSAPTQSSAKGTFVVKDGEDTHGKAFPRNAFVNRDMFSALPLEKMFEPPSSPMAILEEEEPTSSGSTSRAASSTPSVAELALVESPSPIESPASGESTPSRSTPTATIMASTTTAPRALSLSPHWSGSTPSSGSEGRRVSHQYTPAHPSRLSKSMTPSDNSFSTTTANSSRVATPAPDGEEDMSVEHEHDSLLLPVVPDDTVEEPTHHYDDTAQTHPYDDSNLPTNPYDHTNHPTNPYDNTDHPTIPYDEHTTQDERGVEDEPQTGTTRIRVAQSQAGTTRIRDLESQMGTTRIREESTEAPSGLHGKYPFNFSAPVGNARDVDGLDRSETPEFEPSLAPLAGGEPSHSTLNEPPELTNVGLRLFRNGYDTYTREQLSAMVDSLANHPSPPATRNTIPRRADLREWSPEASGTPDAYRSASYSNSLTPESATSDSHSSKRIKLARPEPRGPTAIRDWRAQGNAMLERIRVTDPDFSSTSASDSRSLRSGSAAWTDERASAIEDFGRPTFDYGHPSLSPDPEPVVKSNPSTASSNYLHRAEDMMSRIKSRVVSPTSTTDNPTDSSPRNEEAVLSETSRVSSLVNTDQSSEAERHIPRHEFSWKGSGKGTSPLQSAVSSRTGTANSQTATAASARRGMLEGTGRPPEVREDLNRFVSATTVASATTMSTSFVKHRGPKDPTPSHMTMIRPGDVQGVVPNRIGKMYYDQETHRWVRSSRDALTRVSEGAESQRISEDSQDVFAGFDSTSPSIHASQAVTYSLERRGSRSSLGRGFPISSPENGFHDCVGFTDSSPEKGFHDSSPVKGFPSYDRTSSPEGGFSSPEKGFASPEKDQTSSSSPEKYALDSLDRDDPQATPRARPRLNHSISCPVNGTPIPLRSALRNANGSTPISAMKKRAAWHADLTPAREQREASAAPSSGSNRRSVSFSDGYVIAQHIEAERAEWSRLDGKGHFERYERTDIMEESSIAPSMRTRRIQQALDGMADLQITDIDDDDDEMPDPSPSKPARSSSSASSCSSAALKRPSALSEASEEHSDSTVPITAFRSFRSFRRGGAGDQTFLTECSFGVAHDRLVQLITDVQPFEPHWETLKAIDLSDKGVESLARLKEFLPRLDEANLNDNQIDYLSGVPSSVRKLRVAGNCLTSLTSVSHLRNLHFLDISRNQLDSVSQLDCLHHLRELVIDSNQITDLKGIMGIDCLVKLSVADNAIEELDLTDAKWESLESLDLSRNKIQSIRGLERLKSLTTLKLDANALVTLEPASSMSSLRILRVSDNGLTSLDVSLFPRLRTLFADNNALPGLTRSGPGGHRIENLSLRSQDVASFSLNPEDIQAVKRLYISGNTLPPNFLSTPVYSLVYLEAIACQLSDWPENLVAHAPNLRVLNVNYNFIETLDGLAGLTRLTKLMAVGCRLGARGNAVRGLQGLEGLEELDLRMNPATLSFYLPILLPSKKEKGRGGKLKETESRGAGTNNPAWAARDSQYRHQLPDEWYSRRLFYRGLVFGKCPQLRILDGVGVTSGEKDKAAALLDQAQGVVGQSGRSSHNNSFRHQHYSSLYKMSGRINQPNRIETWLLQEDEKRLTITEDPKIPNAATVIVRAQDHTLGNMLRAQLLLDPTVLFSGYKVAHPLENVITIKIQTDERSNPADALKRACTQLINQTINVKKQFQDQARNIEMGMGPEAAPQAAGGYDPYGDGFGSSTQAGGAPQGGDVYDF encoded by the exons ATGTCCGCCCCTGCATGGCAGACAGACGAGTTGGGCGAAGAATGGATCGAGacatccccctccccgcccacTACACCCGTCCCAACCGAAACCGTCGTCCGCGGAAGCGTGCACAACAAACGTGGCTCCCTCCGCTCGTTGGGACACGGTagcgtcgcgcgcgctctcccgcctcgccgcgcctcCGCAATGAGCCTTCCCGAGGGGCGTTCGCCCTCTAACCCCTACGTTCGCAACGCCAGTGGCATGCTGTCACCTCcaacgagcgcgtcgtccgACGACGGGAGAGATACCGAGTACAAGCTCAAGTCTAGTTTACGCAGCACCCGTAGCGTCTCCGCGCCGACTCAGAGCAGCGCCAAGGGTACGTTTGTGGTTaaggatggcgaggacacGCACGGCAAGGCATTCCCCCGCAATGCTTTCGTCAACAGGGACATGTTCAGCGCGCTCCCCCTCGAGAAGATGTTTGAGCCGCCCAGCTCACCCATGGCGATcctggaagaggaggagccaACAAGCTCAGGATCcacgtcgcgcgccgcgtcctcaACGCCCTCGGTTGCGGAGCTGGCACTGGTCGAATCTCCCTCGCCTATTGAGTCGCCCGCGTCGGGCGAGAGCACGCCCTCACGCTCGACTCCCACGGCCACCATTATGGCATCCACAACCACAGCGCCCAGAGCCTTGTCTTTGTCTCCTCACTGGTCTGGCTCTACGCCAAGCTCTGGATCGGAAGGTCGCCGCGTCTCGCATCAGTACACGCCCGCCCACCCCTCTCGACTGAGCAAAAGCATGACACCGTCTGACAATTCGTTCTCCACCACAACAGCAAATTCGAGCCGTGTCGCAACACCAGCACCagacggggaggaggacatgAGCGTGGAACATGAGCATGACTCTTTACTTCTTCCTGTCGTGCCAGACGACACTGTCGAGGAGCCAACGCACCATTACGACGATACAGCCCAGACACATCCATACGACGACTCAAACCTGCCTACAAACCCATACGACCACACCAACCACCCGACCAACCCTTACGACAACACTGATCACCCGACAATCCCCTATGACGAGCATACCACGCAGGATGAGCGGGGAGTAGAGGACGAGCCGCAGACTGGGACAACACGCATCCGAGTGGCCCAGTCGCAGGCAGGAACAACGCGCATCCGCGACCTTGAGTCCCAGATGGGAACAACGCGCATACGCGAGGAATCAACCGAGGCCCCAAGTGGCCTCCACGGGAAGTATCCGTTCAACTTCTCTGCGCCGGTGGGCAATGCGCGCGACGTggacggcctcgacagGTCGGAGACGCCCGAATTTGAACCGTCTTTGGCGCCCCTGGCCGGCGGTGAGCCTTCACACTCAACGCTAAACGAGCCTCCAGAGTTGACCAATGTCGGTCTCCGCCTCTTCCGCAATGGCTACGACACATACACCCGCGAGCAGCTGTCCGCGATGGTCGACTCCCTCGCTAACCACCCGAGCCCACCGGCGACCCGTAACACCAtcccgcgccgcgcagaCCTGCGCGAGTGGTCTCCTGAGGCCTCTGGCACGCCAGATGCGTACCGCTCAGCGTCCTACTCCAATTCACTTACACCTGAGTCGGCGACATCCGATTCGCACAGCTCCAAGCGCAtcaagctcgcgcgcccGGAACCAAGAGGCCCCACAGCCATCCGAGACTGGCGTGCCCAGGGCAATGCGATGCTCGAGCGCATTCGTGTCACCGACCCCGACTTTtcgtccacctcggcctctgactcgaggagcttgaggagcgggagcgccGCCTGGACTGATGAGCGGGCAAGCGCAATCGAAGACT TCGGTCGGCCGACCTTCGACTACGGCCATCCTTCTCTGTCGCCCGATCCAGAACCGGTGGTTAAATCCAACCCGTCAACTGCCTCGTCCAATtacctccaccgcgccgaggacatgATGTCGCGGATCAAGAGCCGGGTTGTCTCTCCCACGAGCACAACTGACAACCCGACAGACAGTTCGCCACGGAACGAGGAGGCCGTGCTCTCTGAAACATCGCGCGTGTCGTCGCTCGTCAACACCGATCAGTCGTCAGAGGCTGAGAGACACATTCCGCGGCATGAATTTTCTTGGAAG GGCTCTGGCAAGGGGACTTCTCCGTTGCagtctgctgtcagctctcGCACGGGCACGGCGAACTCCCAGACAGCCACGGCGGCGtcagcgcggcgaggcaTGCTTGAAGGCACCGGGCGACCGCCCGAGGTCCGTGAGGACCTGAACCGCTTTGTGTCTGCCACAACTGTCGCCTCTGCCACAAcgatgtcgacgtcgttTGTCAAGCACCGCGGGCCGAAGGACCCTACGCCGTCGCACATGACTATGATCCGCCCCGGTGACGTACAAGGTGTCGTCCCAAACCGCATCGGCAAGATGTACTACGACCAAGAGACGCACCGCTGGGtacgctcgtcgcgcgacgcgctcaccCGTGTATCCGAGGGTGCCGAGAGCCAGAGAATAAGCGAAGACAGCCAGGACGTGTTCGCCGGCTTCgactcgacgtcgccaagcATTCACGCATCGCAGGCGGTCACGTATTCTCTGGAGAGGCGGGgttcgcgctcgtcgcttGGTAGAGGATTTCCAATCTCATCACCCGAGAACGGTTTCCACGACTGTGTAGGCTTCACCGACTCGTCACCAGAGAAAGGCTTCCACGACTCGTCGCCAGTGAAAGGTTTTCCGTCATACGACAGGACGTCTTCTCCGGAGGGAGGCTTCTCGTCGCCCGAGAAGGGCTTCGCGTCACCAGAGAAGGACcagacctcgtcgtcttcgccGGAGAAGTACGCCCTCGACTCACTAGACAGGGATGACCCCCAagcgacgccgcgcgctcgcccaaGGCTCAACCACTCGATCTCTTGTCCTGTTAATGGCACGCCGATACCTCTCCGCTCAGCGCTGCGCAATGCTAATGGCTCGACCCCCATAAGCGcgatgaagaagagggCCGCATGGCACGCCGACTTGACGCCGGCTCGTGAGCAGCGTGAGGCGTCTGCTGCTCCATCGTCTGGCTCCAACCGTCGCTCTGTTTCCTTCTCTGACGGCTATGTGATCGCGCAGCACATAGAGGCAGAGCGGGCCGAGTGGTcccgcctcgacggcaaggGCCACTTCGAGCGCTACGAGCGCACCGACATCATGGAGGAGAGTTCTATTGCCCCGAGCATGCGCACGCGCCGCATCCAGCAGGCGTTAGATGGCATGGCGGACCTGCAGATAACCGACAtcgatgatgacgacgacgaaaTGCCGGATCCGTCGCCATCCAAGCCTGCCAGGTCTTCATCGTCGGCTTCGTCCTGCTCGTCTGCCGCTCTGAAACGGCCCTCTGCGTTGTCTGAGGCCTCCGAGGAGCACTCGGATTCGACGGTCCCCATAACTGCGTTCAGGTCTTTCCGTTCCTTCCggagaggcggcgcaggggACCAGACGTTCCTCACAGAGTGCTCTTTTGGCGTCGCACACGACCGCCTTGTGCAGCTTATCACCGATGTCCAGCCCTTCGAACCGCATTGGGAGACCTTGAAGGCTATCGACCTCTCAGATAAGGGCGTGGAGAGCTTAGCCCGCCTCAAGGAGTTCCTTCCTcgccttgacgaggccaaCCTCAACGACAACCAGATCGACTACCTCTCGGGCGTTCCGAGCTCGGTGCGCAAGTTGCGTGTGGCGGGGAACTGCCTTACGAGCCTGACGAGCGTGAGCCACCTCcgcaacctccacttcctGGACATCTCCCGCAACCAGCTCGACTCGGTGTCGCAGCTTGACTGTCTGCACCACCTCCGCGAGCTTGTGATCGACAGCAACCAGATCACCGATCTCAAGGGGATAATGGGCATCGATTGCCTCGTCAAGTTGAGCGTGGCGGACAATgcgatcgaggagctcgacctcaccGATGCCAAGTGGGAGAGCCTCGAGTCACTCGACCTGTCACGGAACAAGATCCAGAGCATCCGCGGACTTGAACGGCTCAAGAGCCTGACGACGCTGAAGCTCGACGCGAACGCACTTGTCACCCTCGAGcccgcgtcgtcgatgagcaGCCTCCGTATTTTGCGAGTGTCGGACAACGGATTGACGAGTCTGGACGTGTCGCTCTTCCCTCGCCTGCGCACGCTGTTCGCCGACAATAATGCGCTCCCGGGCCTCACTCGCAGTGGGCCAGGCGGGCACCGCATCGAGAACCTCTCCTTGCGAAGCCAGGATGTTGCCTCGTTCTCACTCAACCCTGAGGACATTCAGGCCGTCAAGCGCCTCTACATATCTGGGAACACGCTGCCACCCAACTTCCTCTCCACGCCAGTCTACAGCCTCGTTTACTTGGAGGCGATCGCGTGCCAGCTTTCAGATTGGCCAGAGAACCTTGTCGCCCACGCACCGAACTTGCGCGTCCTCAACGTCAACTACAACTTCATCGAGACGCTGGACGGACTGGCAGGTCTCACGCGCCTGACCAAGCTCATGGCGGTTGGCTGCCGGCTCGGGGCAAGAGGCAACGCTGTGCGCGGACTACAAGGGCTtgagggcctcgaggagctcgacctgcGCATGAACCCGGCAACGCTGAGTTTCTACCTCCCGATCTTGCTCCCGtccaagaaggagaagggcaGAGGAGGCAAGTTGAAGGAGACCGAGTCACGAGGAGCCGGCACCAACAACCCCGCTTgggccgcgcgcgactCTCAATACCGTCACCAGCTGCCGGACGAGTGGTACTCGCGCCGCTTGTTCTACCGAGGCCTCGTGTTCGGCAAGTGCCCGCAACTCCGGATATTGGACGGGGTGGGAGTCACGAGTGGGGAAAAGGACAAGGCGGCTGCACTGTTGGACCAGGCGCAGGGTGTTGTGGGACAATCTGGAC GATCGTCTCACAACAACTCATTTCGTCACCAACACTACTCTTCTCTCTACAAA ATGTCGGGGCGTATCAACCAGCCAAACCGTATTGAGACCTGGCTGTTACAGGAGGATGAAAAGCG cctcaccatcaccgaGGACCCCAAGATCCCCAACGCTGCGACGGTTATCGTGCGCGCGCAGGACCACACCCTCGGCAACATGTTGCGAGC acaACTGCTGCTTGACCCAACAGTGCTTTTCTCCGGATACAAGGTGGCGCACCCGCTCGAGAATGTAATCACGATCAAGATCCAGACGGACGAGCGGTCCAAccccgccgacgcgctTAAGCGCGCTTGCACGCAGCTCATTAACCAGACTATCAATGTCAAGAAGCAGTTCCAGGATCAGGCGCGTAACATcgagatggggatgggtCCCGAGGCTGCACCCCAGGCCGCGGGAGGTTACGACCCGTACGGCGACGGGTTCGGGAGTAGCACACaggctggcggcgcgccccAGGGTGGAGACGTGTACGACTTCTAA